The genomic DNA CACGCGGGCCTTCAGGTCCTCCAGATTCTCGCCCAGAGTCTTGCCGGTGACGGTCATGACGTCCAGGTTGAGCAGGTCCTTCTTGACCAGCTCGCTCATGACGCCGGGGATGCCGCCGGACTCGTCCAGGTCCTGCATGTAATGCGGACCGGCCGGTGCGAGCTTGCACAGGTTCGGCGTCTTCATGCTGACCTTGTTGAACACTTCGAGGGAAAGATCGAGCCCCGCCTCGGCGAACAGCGCAGGCAGGTGCAGGGTGGTGTTGGTGGAGCAGCCCAGCGCCATATCCATGGTCACGGCGTTGTGCACGGACTTCTCGGTGACGATGTCGCGCGGCCGGATGTCGCGTTCGAGCATCTCCATGACCTGCATACCGGCCTTCTTGGCCAGCCGGACGCGGGCGGACATGACCGCCGGAATGGTGCCGTTGCCGGGCAGGGCCAGGCCGATGGACTCGGCCAGACAGTTCATGGAGTTGGCCGTGAACATACCCGCGCAGGAGCCGCAGGTGGGGCACGCGCCAGCCGTGTATTCCTCCAGCTCCTCCTCGGTCATCCGGCCCGCGCGGACCTTGCCCACGCCCTCGAACACGGTAATCAGGTCCGAGGTGTTCCTGTGCCCGGCCAGCATGGGACCGCCGGACACGAGCACGGCCGGGATGTTCAGGCGGAGCATGGCCATGAGCATACCGGGAACGATCTTGTCGCAGTTGGGAATACAGACGATGGCGTCAAAGGGATGGGCCGTGGCCATGATCTCCACGGAGTCGGCGATGACTTCGCGGCTGGGCAGGGACATCCTCATGCCTTCATGGTTCATGGACAGCCCGTCGCACACGCCAATGGCCGGAAATTCCATCGGGGTGCCTCCGGCCATGCGGATGCCCGCCTTGACGGCCTCGGCAATGGTGTCCAGATGCACATGACCGGGAATGATCTCGTTCTGGGCGTTGCATACGCCGATCAGCGGCCTGTCCATCTCTTCGCGGGACAACCCGGTCGCATACAACAGCGATCGGTGCGGGGCCTTTTCCAATCCACCAGTCATTTTCTTGCTTCGCATCTGATACCTCTTGGTTAAGAAATTCGGACGGACAGTTCACTACCGATACGGTGCGGTTGTCAACGTTTTTGCCGCAGGAGTCCTGGCCGAAAAGGCTGGAGAACAAGGCTGCCACGCGGGCGGGACATGACGCGCGCCCCTCCGCCGCAAGCCATCCCCTCTTCGTCACAGTATTTTTCGCCGAGCAAACCCTTGCCGCAAAGAGAAAGGCCCCGCCGGGCGAAACGGCGGGGCCTTTGATTGCGGAGGTGAAGAGATTGTTGGTTGTTCCGCCGTCCGGCGGAAGGAAGGCCCTAGGCCGCGACCTGCTTCTCCCGAATCTTGCGGTAGGAAGCGATGTCGTCCACGGTGCAAACGGTCATGTTGTGCTTGCGGGCGAAGGTCACGATTTCAGGCTGACGGGCCATGGTGCCGTCGGGGTTGGTCAACTCGCAGAGCACGCCGCACGGGGTCAGGCCCGCCAGGCGGGTCAGGTCGACCACTGCCTCGGTGTGGCCGCCGCGCTCAAGCACGCCGCCGGGACGGGCGCAGAGCGGAAAGACATGGCCGGGGCTGGCCAGATCGCCGGGCTTGGCGTCCTGGGCGATGGCCGCCTTGACCGTGGCCAGGCGATCCGCTGCGGAAACGCCGGTGGTCACGCCCTCCACAGCCTCAATGGATACCGTGAAGGCGGTGTTGTAGCGGCTGCGGTTGTTTTCGACCATCATGGGCAGACCAAGGGACTTGATCTTCTCCTCGGTCATGCAGAGACAGACAATGCCGCTGCACTCGCGGATAAGCATGGCCATCTGAGGAACGGTCAGGGTCTCGGCGGCGAAGATGAGGTCTCCCTCGTTTTCGCGTTCGATGTTGTCGGTGACCAGAACGCCCCGGCCGCGCCGGAGGGCCGCCAAGGCGTGCTCGACCCGCGACATGGGGCCGCCGAACTGTTTGAGTAAAGGCTGATCCATCATGTTTCTTCTCCTTAAATGAAGAGTATGAATGAATCAGGGCGCATAGACAGACCGACGAGCACTTCCGCGCCCGACGGACAGCCGAATTTCCAACGAAATCGTCGGGCAACGGCTGCGAAACTGCCTCATTCTCTTCATTCCGGACTATAACCGTCGGCCCCGGATTTACACCGGGTCTGCTCGTCCCTCTCCACCCGGAGAGGCGCTCGCGGGCTGACTGGCAAGCCAGATCACCGCCGGTGGGGACTTCCACCCCGCCCTGAGAACAAGTTGGTTTTCGTCATATGCCCCAACTGACTCGCAAGTCAACCGATACGGATACATTTCATAGGGGTTTTCCGCCAATGGGTCCGGGTATTGCCGGAAGCAGGAAAACCCCCTTGATACCATAGGGAAATCGGTGTAGTGCGTTCTCCATGCATGAAATGTCGATTGTCGAATCCATCCTTGGCATCCTGCGCGAAGAGATGGTCAAGTATGACGGCCAGAAGCTCACGAAAGTGACCATCAAGAACGGCAGACTTGCCGGAGCGGTCACCGAATCCCTTCAGTTCGCCTGGGAAGCGCTCATTCCCGGCGGAGAATTCGACGGAGCCGAGCTAGAAGTCATCGAAGTGCCGGTGAAGGTTGCCTGTGGCGAATGCGGAGAGATCTTCAGCCCGGAGCACACCCGATGTATGCCCTGCCCCAAGTGCGACGCCCTGCTGGGCCACGAGGTGCTGGAGGGCAAGGAACTGCTCATCGACTCCATCGAAGTGGACGACCAGCAATAAAGACAAGGAGAAACCATGTCCAAGGAAGTGACCATAGTTCGCAATGTTCTCGAAGCCAACGACAGGCTGGCTGACGAGTTGCAGAAGAAATTTCGGGTCAAGAAGATCCTGTGCCTGAACCTGATGAGTTCGCCGGGCGCGGGCAAGACGACCCTGCTCGAACGGACTCTGACCGACCTCAAGGACGAGTTCAAGATGGCGGTCATTGAAGGCGACCTGCAGACCGACAACGACGCCCAGCGCGTTGCCGCCACCGGCGCACAGGCCGTGCAGATCAACACCGAGGGCGGCTGCCACCTGGATTCCGGCATGGTCATGGACGCACTCAAGGCCATCGACACCGACGATCTGGACATCCTTTTCGTGGAAAACGTGGGCAACCTGGTCTGCCCGGCAGAATTTAACGTGGGTGAAGACTACAAGGTCACTCTCCTGTCCGTGGCCGAGGGCGACGACAAGCCCGAGAAATACCCGTTCATGTTCCACATCTCCGCGGTCATGCTGCTCAACAAGGTGGACCTGCTCCCCTACGTGGATTTCGACCTCCAAAAGGCCGAAAATCACGCCAAGAAGCTGAACAAGGACATCGAGGTCATGCCCATCTCCGCGCGGACCGGCGACAACATGGAGCAGTGGTACGAGTGGCTTCGCAAGAAGCGCGCCGAGAAACTGTAGTCGACACGCTTCACAGCCGACTATGAACGACAGGGCCGCCTCAGGGCGGCCTTTTTTCATGCCCCGTTCCTGCCTGGCAGTACCCGGACAAAGTGGGCGAATTTTTCGCCCATCACCTCTTGGCAAGCAGGCCGGACGGATGTAGGGTCGGCCCATGCCGTTCCCAAAAGACCTACCGCTCGAAGCCGTGTTCGCGTCCATCGCCGACGGATTGTTTACCGTGGACGCGGACTGGAACGTGACCTATTTCAACGAATCCGCGCAGCGGATCACCGGCATTTCCAGTGATGACGCCCTGGGCCGCAAGTGCTGGGACGTGTTCCGCTCCTCGCTCTGCGACGGCCAATGCGCGCTCAAGTCCTGCATCCGCAAGGGCGGGCGCATCGTCAACAAGTCCATCTTCATCGTCCGCTCCGACGGCACCACCCTGCCCATCGCCATCTCGGCCTCGCCCCTGAAGGACAACGACGGCAACGTGATCGGCGGGGTGGAGACCTTCCGCGACCTGACCGACATCCACGTGGCCCGGCAACAGGCCAAGGACATATACAGGTTCGAGAACATCGTGGGCCGCAGCCAGGCGTTGGAAAAAATATTCCGCATCCTGCCGCAGATCAGCCGGTCCGAGGCCACGACCCTGCTGCTGGGCCAGAGCGGCACCGGAAAGGAACTTTTCGCCCGGGCCATCCATTCCCTGAGCCCGCGCCGGGACGGGCCGTTCGTCGCGGTGAACTGCGGCGCGTTGCCCGACACCCTGCTGGAATCCGAGCTGTTCGGCTACAAGGCCGGAGCCTTCACCGACGCGCGCAAGGACAAGCCGGGCCGGTTCGAACTGGCCGACGGCGGCACGGTCTTTCTGGACGAGATAGGCGACATGCCCCAGAACCTCCAGGTCAAACTCCTGCGCTTCCTCCAGGAAAAGACCTTCGAGCCGCTTGGCGGCCTCACTCCGATGCACGCCGACGTGCGCGTGGTAGCCGCCACCAACCGGAATCTGGAAGACGCCGTGGCCGAAGGGACGTTCCGCCAGGACCTCTTCTACCGGCTCAACGTGGTCACCCTGACCCTGCCCCCGCTGACCGAGCGGCAGGAGGACCTGCCCCTGCTCATCGACCACTTCCTCGCCGAGTTCAACGGACTGCGCAACAAGGCCATCCGGGGCGTCAGCGAGGACGCCATGCACGTGCTCATGCGCCACGACTACCCTGGCAACGTGCGCGAGCTGGAAAACATCCTTGAATACGCCTTCATCCTCTGCCCGGACGGATTCATCCAGGTGGAGCATCTCCCGGAATACCTTCACCCGGCCAAGCCCTCCGCCGATGCGCCCGACGGGCTGTCCGGGACCATGGACGCCATCAAGCGCCGTGCCGCCAGGGAAGCCGTGCGCCGCAACAGCGGCAAACGCATGGCCGCGTGTCGCGAACTCGGCATCACCAAAGACACTTTGCGCCGCCTGCTGGTCGGTTCCGATCAGGGCGAATAATTCGCCATCACCTTACATTTCGGGCGAATAATTCGCCCAACAGAACGACCCTCTACAATTTAACATATTGAATTTATTATGATTTTAATTTGGCACAGTCCATGCTTATTTAAAAACAACCGGTTCGGGTCCTGCCGGACATTTGGAGAGAGACGATGAAGACGGATTCCGCCAAGCTGATCTGCCTGGCGTGCTACCAGGACCGACTGGCGTCCGTGTGCGAGAACGCGGACGGATACAAGCTGTTTGAAATACGTGACGACAACTTTTACCCCGCAGGCCTCCTATCCCTTCCCTCAAAGGACCCTATGGACAGGACATCCGCCATATTGGCCTGCGGGGTAACCATTTTTTTGTGCGGGGCCATCCGCAACCGGACCCGGCACGCCCTGGAGCGAGCCGGAATCACGGTCATCCCCTGGCTGACAGGCACCGAGAATCAGGTGCTCGAAGGCTACCTCCACGATGGCCTCGCCGAATTGACCATGCCCGGAGCGACGGTTTGACTTTTTTCGGGCCATGGTTATCTCTCTGTGACCCGGCCGCGACCGTTCGCCGGTTCGGGACCTGCATGTACTTCTAAGGCGGCTTCGGGTCGCCGTTTTTCAGGAGAATAGTATGAGTGGTTGTGAAGGATGTTCCTCCGCCTCGCCTGACGGAACCTGTACCAGCACCACGGGCTGCGACAAGCCCGAAGAGCAAAAACTGCAAAAGACCCTGGGCCGCATCAAACACAAGATTGTGGTTATGTCCGGCAAGGGCGGCGTGGGCAAGTCCACCGTGGCCGCAAACATCGCCGTGGCCCTGTCCCTCGCGGGCAAGAAGGTCGGTCTGCTCGACGTGGACGTGCACGGCCCAAGCGTGCCGCGTCTGCTCTCCCTCAAGGGCCAGCAGCCGCACATCGGCGACCAGGTCATGGAACCTGTGCCCTGGAGCAAGAACCTGTCGGTCATGTCACTCGGCTTTCTGCTCCAGGACGATCGCCAGGCCGTCATCTGGCGTGGTCCGGTCAAGATAGGTCTCATTAAACAGTTCGTCGAAGACGTCATGTGGGGCGATCTCGACTACCTCATCGTCGACTGCCCTCCGGGAACCGGCGACGAGCCCCTGTCCACCATGCAAACCCTCGGCCCCACCGCCATGGCCGTCATCGTCACCACCCCGCAGGGCGTGGCCATCGACGACGTCCGCCGGTCCGTGTCCTTTGTCGGCGAAGTGGGCAACCGCGTGCTCGGCATCGTTGAAAACATGTCCGGCTTCGCCTGCCCCGATTGCGGCAAGGTCCACGACATCTTCAAGTCCGGCGGCGGCGAAGCCCTCGCCAAGGAAGCGGGCGTCCAGTTCCTCGGCCGCATCCCTCTCGATCCGGCCGTGGCCGAATCCGGCGACGAAGGCTACCCCTTCATGAAAGTCCACCGCGATACCGCTACAGGCAAGGCCATGGAAAAGATCATCGCTCCTGTCCTCGCCCTCCCCGACCCGCCCAAGGCATAGTCGGACGCAGCGTCAAGAATCAAGGCGGCCGCGCATTGCGCGACCGCCTTTTTTTGCGCCCCGGTTTTCAAAGGCGCAAAAAAAAGTGTGGACGCATCCCGCGCCCACACTTTTTCACGACTTGTGTATTCGTCCTAAGACGAAGCGGCTCCGGCGCAAGCGGACTGAGTAAGCCTGAGGGTATCCCATTGGGCGGGCTCCTCGTGCTTGACGGGGCGATTGAGGGCTGCGCCGAGGACTTCGTCCCAATGGACCGGGGAGATGCCCACGCGCGGGCAGCGGGTGGTCAGGTCGGCCTCGGTGAGCACGTGCCCGGCGGGCAGGTCCCGAGAAAACACGATGCACTTGCGAAGTTTTTTGGCGGCGGCCTGTTCATCGGGGAAGACGACCTTGCCCTTGACCTGGACGGCCTTTTCGACCTCGCGGATCATGGTCACCATGGCGGCCAGCTCGGCAGGTTCGAGAGAGGCCTGGTGATCGGTGCCCTTGAGGGTCTTGTCCAGGGTGAAATGGCGTTCGACCACGCAGGCGCCCAGAGCGGCGGCACCCACGCTGGGGCCGATGCCCTTTTCATGGCCGGAATAGCCCACGGGCACGCCATAGCGTTCGCGCAGGGCGTCCATGACGGGCAGGCCGATATGTTCTTCCGGGCAAGGATAGGTGGAATTGCAATGCAGAAGGATGATGTTGTCGTGGAAGGCGCGGATCTCGGCCATGGCCACGTCGATATCATCCAGGCCGCTCATGCCGGTGGACAGGATGACAGGAATGTCGGCCTTGGCGTATTTGCGCACCAGGGGGACATTGACGAGTTCGGCGGAGCTGATCTTGAGCAGCTCCACGTCCAGTTCGAGAATCTGGGCCAGGCTCGGATCGTCCCAAGCGGAGGCGAAAAAGACGAGGCCGAGGGATTCGCTGTACTCCTTGAGCCGGGCCATCTGATCGATGGACAGTTCAAGGGCGTTGCGATGCTCGCCGTAGGTGGGGCCGAAGCTGTTGGGGCCGGTATAGGGCGCGGCCCGTCCCTGACGGGTAAGCAGCGCCTCGCTGTCCCGCTTCTGGAACTTGACTCCCTGGACTCCGGCGGCAGCGGCCTCGTCGAGCATCCGCTTGGCGATGTCGAATTCGCCCTGGTGGTTGTTGCCGATTTCCGCGACCACGAAGCAGGGATGCCCCTTGCCGATAGTGACGCCCGAACGCAATGTGACGGATTGGATCTGTTTCATAATCAGAATCTCACGATTTGAAATCCGCGCTTTTCGGAATAGGGCTTGATCTGTTCGTATATCTCGCCCTGCTTGCCAAAGGAGGTGATGACCACGGCGTCGCAGTCCACCTGATCCAGGACATGCGGTGCGGAAACCACGTGCCCGTTGAAAATCTGCCCCTGTTTCCTGGTATCGTTGTCCAGCAGGGCCTTGACGCGAAAGTCCGTGCCGCGCAGGGCGGACAGGACCACTTCGCAGGTCTCGGACGCGCCAAAAAGCGCGAGGTCCCGCTTGCCTTCGCTTTCCAGGCCTTTCAGCTTGTCCAGCACAAATTCCTTGATGGTGGAGTAGAGTCGGACGGTTTCCGAGGAATAATCGGAAAACATCCGGCGACGCGACCGACGCCCCTCTTCCGTCAGGGTATATCGATAGCTCTTGCCGTTGACCGGCAGGAACTCGACAAGCCCCTCGGACTGCAACTGTTTGAGGTACTGATTGACCATGGCCCCGGACAAGTGCAGTTGCCTGCCCAGCTCGAACTGGGACAGGCTGGAGTCCCTCGACAGGGCGTCCAGGATGGCCAGCACGCGGGTGCTCTTGCTCGGCCTGAGGTAGCACCCCTCGGTTATCAGCATTCCGGTCACCACTTTTTCAGCGTGTTCTGCCATGCAACGTCTCGGTCGTTCGTTCGGTCAATGATTCATTCGCTTGGGTGGCGTCCGGCTCTTCGAGAGGTTTTCACTCTAGGCAAGGCCCGCCTTCCCTGTCAACTCGGCCCTTCTCGCGCTTTCCAGCCCGAATCCGCGCCGCCCGCCAACGCTCTGCCCGCCGATCGATCGTTG from Pseudodesulfovibrio thermohalotolerans includes the following:
- the hypB gene encoding hydrogenase nickel incorporation protein HypB; its protein translation is MSKEVTIVRNVLEANDRLADELQKKFRVKKILCLNLMSSPGAGKTTLLERTLTDLKDEFKMAVIEGDLQTDNDAQRVAATGAQAVQINTEGGCHLDSGMVMDALKAIDTDDLDILFVENVGNLVCPAEFNVGEDYKVTLLSVAEGDDKPEKYPFMFHISAVMLLNKVDLLPYVDFDLQKAENHAKKLNKDIEVMPISARTGDNMEQWYEWLRKKRAEKL
- a CDS encoding sigma-54 interaction domain-containing protein, which produces MPFPKDLPLEAVFASIADGLFTVDADWNVTYFNESAQRITGISSDDALGRKCWDVFRSSLCDGQCALKSCIRKGGRIVNKSIFIVRSDGTTLPIAISASPLKDNDGNVIGGVETFRDLTDIHVARQQAKDIYRFENIVGRSQALEKIFRILPQISRSEATTLLLGQSGTGKELFARAIHSLSPRRDGPFVAVNCGALPDTLLESELFGYKAGAFTDARKDKPGRFELADGGTVFLDEIGDMPQNLQVKLLRFLQEKTFEPLGGLTPMHADVRVVAATNRNLEDAVAEGTFRQDLFYRLNVVTLTLPPLTERQEDLPLLIDHFLAEFNGLRNKAIRGVSEDAMHVLMRHDYPGNVRELENILEYAFILCPDGFIQVEHLPEYLHPAKPSADAPDGLSGTMDAIKRRAAREAVRRNSGKRMAACRELGITKDTLRRLLVGSDQGE
- a CDS encoding N-acetylneuraminate synthase family protein, which codes for MKQIQSVTLRSGVTIGKGHPCFVVAEIGNNHQGEFDIAKRMLDEAAAAGVQGVKFQKRDSEALLTRQGRAAPYTGPNSFGPTYGEHRNALELSIDQMARLKEYSESLGLVFFASAWDDPSLAQILELDVELLKISSAELVNVPLVRKYAKADIPVILSTGMSGLDDIDVAMAEIRAFHDNIILLHCNSTYPCPEEHIGLPVMDALRERYGVPVGYSGHEKGIGPSVGAAALGACVVERHFTLDKTLKGTDHQASLEPAELAAMVTMIREVEKAVQVKGKVVFPDEQAAAKKLRKCIVFSRDLPAGHVLTEADLTTRCPRVGISPVHWDEVLGAALNRPVKHEEPAQWDTLRLTQSACAGAASS
- a CDS encoding Mrp/NBP35 family ATP-binding protein codes for the protein MSGCEGCSSASPDGTCTSTTGCDKPEEQKLQKTLGRIKHKIVVMSGKGGVGKSTVAANIAVALSLAGKKVGLLDVDVHGPSVPRLLSLKGQQPHIGDQVMEPVPWSKNLSVMSLGFLLQDDRQAVIWRGPVKIGLIKQFVEDVMWGDLDYLIVDCPPGTGDEPLSTMQTLGPTAMAVIVTTPQGVAIDDVRRSVSFVGEVGNRVLGIVENMSGFACPDCGKVHDIFKSGGGEALAKEAGVQFLGRIPLDPAVAESGDEGYPFMKVHRDTATGKAMEKIIAPVLALPDPPKA
- a CDS encoding NifB/NifX family molybdenum-iron cluster-binding protein, which gives rise to MKTDSAKLICLACYQDRLASVCENADGYKLFEIRDDNFYPAGLLSLPSKDPMDRTSAILACGVTIFLCGAIRNRTRHALERAGITVIPWLTGTENQVLEGYLHDGLAELTMPGATV
- the ilvD gene encoding dihydroxy-acid dehydratase, translating into MRSKKMTGGLEKAPHRSLLYATGLSREEMDRPLIGVCNAQNEIIPGHVHLDTIAEAVKAGIRMAGGTPMEFPAIGVCDGLSMNHEGMRMSLPSREVIADSVEIMATAHPFDAIVCIPNCDKIVPGMLMAMLRLNIPAVLVSGGPMLAGHRNTSDLITVFEGVGKVRAGRMTEEELEEYTAGACPTCGSCAGMFTANSMNCLAESIGLALPGNGTIPAVMSARVRLAKKAGMQVMEMLERDIRPRDIVTEKSVHNAVTMDMALGCSTNTTLHLPALFAEAGLDLSLEVFNKVSMKTPNLCKLAPAGPHYMQDLDESGGIPGVMSELVKKDLLNLDVMTVTGKTLGENLEDLKARVTNHEIVRPIDNPYSEEGGIAILYGNIAPDGCCVKQSAVAPEMMRNTGTARVFNSEEESVAAILGNEIKPGDVVVVLYEGPKGGPGMREMLTPTSAISGMGLGESVALITDGRFSGGTRGAAIGHISPEAAAGGPVGLIREGDRIEIDIPARKINLLVDEAELEERRKTHKPLVKEVKSPFLRRYAKLVSSAAHGAVYAK
- a CDS encoding winged helix-turn-helix transcriptional regulator, producing MAEHAEKVVTGMLITEGCYLRPSKSTRVLAILDALSRDSSLSQFELGRQLHLSGAMVNQYLKQLQSEGLVEFLPVNGKSYRYTLTEEGRRSRRRMFSDYSSETVRLYSTIKEFVLDKLKGLESEGKRDLALFGASETCEVVLSALRGTDFRVKALLDNDTRKQGQIFNGHVVSAPHVLDQVDCDAVVITSFGKQGEIYEQIKPYSEKRGFQIVRF
- a CDS encoding hydrogenase maturation nickel metallochaperone HypA/HybF, with product MHEMSIVESILGILREEMVKYDGQKLTKVTIKNGRLAGAVTESLQFAWEALIPGGEFDGAELEVIEVPVKVACGECGEIFSPEHTRCMPCPKCDALLGHEVLEGKELLIDSIEVDDQQ
- the ribB gene encoding 3,4-dihydroxy-2-butanone-4-phosphate synthase; translated protein: MDQPLLKQFGGPMSRVEHALAALRRGRGVLVTDNIERENEGDLIFAAETLTVPQMAMLIRECSGIVCLCMTEEKIKSLGLPMMVENNRSRYNTAFTVSIEAVEGVTTGVSAADRLATVKAAIAQDAKPGDLASPGHVFPLCARPGGVLERGGHTEAVVDLTRLAGLTPCGVLCELTNPDGTMARQPEIVTFARKHNMTVCTVDDIASYRKIREKQVAA